The DNA region GCGAAGGCGTGTTGGACGGGTACTGAAGCTATTTCAAAGTTTGTTCCTGGGttcctttttccactcaaaaattctcacaatctcctgagtaaatcaaagttaagacacacaaagaattatgccactgaatttgtgtagagtcacacagattagaatagactttagaaaaTAGAAGAGGAAAATAAACCAAAACAAAACTAACATAACTGAACAGAGAAAAGGAcacaagaagaaaataaaaaaaatttaagaacaaCAGAAATGAAtagaaaagaaaggaagaatAAAAACTGGAATTCTAGAAACAATATCACTTTGAGACAATTTgattttggctaattaaacaagaaccattcagccatcatttttttttgttattttttttttgaattttcgtccttctttttttttttgcatttttttcttctgttttttttttttttttttctaaacaaGGCTTAAcatttgcaatggttcagccaaagaACAAACAAGAACTAATGATAAGACAAATTTAAAAGTTTCTAAGCAAAATTCCagagaagaaaagaatgaaCAATCCTAGCTCGAATACCAAATGATATGACCCAAGATGGagcaagggcttgatggatcgtctaggatgattttaggacttaagaaatcagagttggaagggaaaaataaggaagaatttcgtgcaaggaaaagttggacagaattggaatggaactttgtGAATACGGAAGTGCAGACGtgacacaaaggtggtggcaaacctttgataagtcaaggtcttgaatcactcaagagatatgagaatcactctcaaacaatctgaactaactcagaaaaaTTACTCAaatccattcagaacttattcaaattcaaacacattcaaagagttttaagaaaggaatgggtccttccctttaagcccttcatgcgctacatgcacacacacaccacttgaagtggattaaacacactaaaataaaattcagcaataTAATGCATTTGGacccaacttattcaattggtcataTGCATATTTATTGAAAATTCAACCTTGAATTTAGCTCTTGATTGCCTCCTGGATCAAAGACTAATCTCATGAATGCAAGCCAACTTCTGAAACACTCATGTTCAATGAACTCAAAAGTTAAGTAGCTCTCCCCATCTGCATGCCCTACACTTTGCAAACAACCATATTCATCAAGATATTTAAAAAAGTATTTTCTTCTGAATGCACAATTTAAACCAGTTGTCTCTATTTCTCCACCAACGGAATATGCGTAATTTCTTAAACTAGTGACACACTGAAAAACATGTGAAGAAGCACTCAGCATGCAAGCTTTATCAGCAATACTAAAATAATCATCCATGTGGGTCAGATTCACATAAAAAACTTCCTGCTCCACCTCTTGAGGATTGGTCATGAATGCTGGCTTAGTAGCTAATGGTGCACTTGTAATGAGGCCAATGTGATTATCAATCCTCCTTGGTGATGGGAGATTACATGGTTCTTGATCCTGCAAAATAATTTCCACACCTCTTGACAAACAAGTATCATTAGAATTCGAATCTACTTCTTTGCAAGAAAGCAATTGATCATCACTATTATTTTCACCCTCATTTACTTCTTTTCTCACTTCATTTATCAAACAAagttcttttctctcaagtgtttcactcttttctattttctttctgtcaagtgtttcactcttttgttttctctcttgttcaatcttttctctcattttcttttgatcctcacgcacctcacTAGGATTCAAAGGTTTGACTATGATGTTCTGGCCTTGATGCTCAAAAGAGTATTTGTTGGAGTAGCCATTGTGGTCATCTTTAGGGTCATATTGCCATGGCCTCCCCAAGAGTATGTGACTAGCTTCCATTGGGACGACATCACACAACACTTTATCCTTGTATTTGCCTATGGAAAAGTCAAGTTCAACTTGTTTACTTACTTGAATTTCTCCATAGTGACTGAGCCATTGAAGCTTATATGGTCAAGGATGAGGCTTTGTGACCAAATTCAGCTTCTCTACCATTCTCTCACTAGCAACATTGATGCAGCTCCCTCCATCAATTATCATCATACAAACCTGTCCTTTGAttgaacatcttgtgtgaaaaaTGTTCTCCCTTTGGCTTTCGGATTtgggcttttgttggctaccaagcatccTCCGGATCATCAACaattcaccattcatggctgcctcctctttttcactttgttctccttcggactcactggtgtagtctccatcatccctaagaatcatggtctttttggaggcacattcataagcataatgtcccatgcCTTGGCATTTAAAACATTTTACCTCTCTGCTCTTTTTAGGAGGTTGCTCAAGAGGCTTTGATGGTGCCTTCTCTTGAGGTGTTGATGTGTTCTTGCTGGATGCAGAACCTTTGCTTTTGTCCCTTCAACTAGAGGAGTTGAAAATGGAAGAACTCTTTCTTTCCAAGCCTTTTCTTTTGAGTTGTTGcacaactttagtggccttgtgcagcaactTCTCCAtttctacatattcctgaagttctacaacaTCTCTAACATgattagataaaccattaataaatcgaatcatggttacctcttcatcctcctcaagattggcttgcaacataagaaCCTCgtgttctttgtaatactcctcaacactcttgctgccttgggtaagtttttgaagtttaaattttacatccctagcatggcttgaagggacatatctttttctcatgattcgtttcatttcagcccatgtttccaccgctggctcctcatttctcaatctctcttttgcaaacttattccaccaaacaagagcatagtctgaaaagtgagaagctgcaagtttcaccttttggtcctcctcatagttgttgcaagcaaagacatgctctattttgagttcccactccaagtatgcctctggatcactctttctcttaaaaggaggaatttggaatttgactccttcaatccgagcaggtctaggattttcacgaattcgtcgtggcatcccgccttcactgtcactattgttccggttctccactTGATCAAGCCTTTattggatctcttcagtttgcctcgtcattaagttttccagatgttgtgtaagagcccgcatttcgatggtctaatgtcgcactgctggttgctcctcctcttctcctgacatctttgacaaatgaaaagattcacgtagaacaaacaaatgttattGTTTACCTCACTTCACTCGTgttttccctcaaattggcttttctatgatgtgcactgttgcctttttccactcaaaaattctcacaatctcttgagtaaatcaaagttaagacacacaaagaattatgccactgaatttgtgtagagtcacacagattagaatagactttagaaaatagaagaggaaaagaaaccaaaacaaAACTAACATAACTGAACAGAGAAAAGGAcacaagaagaaaataaaaaaaatttaagaacaaCAGAAACGAAtagaaaagaaaggaagaatgaAAACTGGAATTCAAGCAACAAGATCACTTTGAGACAATTTgattttggctaattaaacaagaaccattcatcggccatttttttgtattttgtttttgaattttcgtccttcttttcttttgcattttttttcttctgttttttctattttttttttctaaacaaGGCTTAAcatttgcaatggttcagccaaaggAAAAACAAGAACTAATGACAAGACAAATTTAAAAGTTTCTAACCGAAAttccaaagaagaaaagaatgaagaatcctagaaccggagctctgaatACCAAATGATATGACCCAAGAAGGagcaagggcttgatggatcgtctaggatgatatatgacttgagaaatcagagttggaagggaaaaataAGGAAGAATTTCGTGTAAGGAAAAGTTGGACAGAATTCGAATGGAACTTTATGAATACGGAAGTGCAaacgtcacacaaaggtggtggcaaacctttgataagtcaaggtcttgaatcactcaagagatatgagaatcactctcaaacaatctgaactaactcagaaaaaTTACTCAAATTCATTCATGATCTCCCAATTACAATGAAGGAGTtttccttataaagaagaagaaaattcagcctagtcacaaaaatgatgaggtgtaatttctctaggagaatcctaggctaggagttacaaattaaaagaggaagttAGTGTTTTGCTTCAGCCCTGGGCGTGTATTTGGTGGTTGATTGCTTCATGttactccctttcttgattgttattcatgaccagggaacatagcattcaatgctctttatgcacttaatttccttgtctttgtaactccattcttggctttgaaagctcttcaatcctttgacttggctgatgtaactcctccattcataacttattcaaattcaaacacattcaaagagttttaagaaaggaatgggtccttccctttaagcccttcatgcgccacatgcacacacacaccacttgaagtggattaaacacactaaaataaaattcagaaacataatgcatttggaccCAACTTATTCTATTGGTCATATgcatatttattgaaataaaataaactaagaatAAAAGACCCCTTTGGTTCTCATCAGGAACAATTTGCCGAAAATGGAGAGGACGAAGTCCATGTCAGTCTAGGTAATAATGTGCCTGATTCGCCTGAAAATAGTGCACATTATGAGGAAATGGGTGGTTCCACTGGAGTTGAGGAAGAGGACGATGATGGTGATGTGTGTGAGAAGAACATTTTAGATTTGACAGAAGACAATATAATGGGGATGGAATTCGATTATGAAGAGGATGCAATTAAGATCTATGAAAGATATGGTCAGTGTTATGGTTTTGGTGTGAGGTAAGACAATGTCTATCGTGGTTCGCAAGGTTGCATTGTTACTCGTCAACTGGTCTGCAGCAAAGAGGGGGGTGAGGCATAGAAAATACTTAGAGCGGAGGGACCGGGTTAGAGTTGCAAAGGGTAGTATTACCAGGGTGTCATGTCAAGTTGTTTACTTTGACAAGACTCACAGCCATGTTCTAGCACCTGTGGATAAAGTCCATCTGATTTCTTCATATCGGCACCTGAATGATTCTGAAAAGGCTCATATTAATAACATTAAGCTACATGGGGTGAGGACTTGCAATATAATGGGTTTGATGTTGGGCCAGAAAGGTGGTCACGAGGCATTGGGTTTCACCAAGAAGGATTTGTTCAATCACATTGATAAGTAGAAGCGGATAAGGGTAGGAAACAGAGATGCGGTTGCTGCTTTGTCATATTTTCAGGCTAAGGCTGAGGGTGATCtaatgtgtaacaccccgatttctgagtgtcactttagtaaccaaaaataaactttacgcggaaaacaggtaattttttttccgattgattcctttttaaattaaagcgatagaaaataaagacataacctaacaactaaactaaccgatatacaaatata from Lotus japonicus ecotype B-129 chromosome 2, LjGifu_v1.2 includes:
- the LOC130736290 gene encoding uncharacterized protein LOC130736290, which produces MGGSTGVEEEDDDGDVCEKNILDLTEDNIMGMEFDYEEDAIKIYERYAKRGVRHRKYLERRDRVRVAKGSITRVSCQVVYFDKTHSHVLAPVDKVHLISSYRHLNDSEKAHINNIKLHGVRTCNIMGLMLGQKGGHEALGFTKKDLFNHIDK